A DNA window from Centroberyx gerrardi isolate f3 chromosome 3, fCenGer3.hap1.cur.20231027, whole genome shotgun sequence contains the following coding sequences:
- the LOC139930214 gene encoding complement C1q-like protein 4, with product MGLFFGGGQAPLFSFFTLLVVWEGELPCKKWNCECAFRRQRSCCCASHRLYELEDQTFTRMTGLWQSLSQLGDNFQESIGGLRVAFTASMSPRTHCFGPFTSNVPIPYDVISLNRGQGYNPALGVFTAPRSGLYSFSFSAYSKVGGPGDRMYYSLQLMRNGEMMASTWEDNWEDSEDSSSQMVLLPLQKGGQVYVELLASRQLCGDVNGLNTFSGDLLYSTDA from the exons ATGGggttgttttttgggggaggacaggctcctctcttctctttctttactCTGTTAGTGGTGTGGGAAGGGGAGCTGCCATGCAAAAAGTGGAACTGTGAGTGTGCATTCAGGCGCCagcggagctgctgctgtgccagCCATCGGCTCTATGAGCTGGAGGATCAAACCTTCACAAGGATGACGGGCCTGTGGCAGAGTCTGTCCCAGCTGGGTGACAACTTCCAGGAAAGCATAG GAGGGCTGAGGGTTGCGTTCACAGCCTCCATGAGTCCCAGAACGCACTGCTTTGGCCCTTTCACCAGCAACGTCCCCATTCCTTATGACGTCATCTCCCTCAACCGCGGCCAGGGCTACAACCCTGCCCTTG GCGTATTCACAGCTCCCCGTTCCGGCCTGTACTCCTTCTCCTTTTCGGCCTACTCCAAGGTGGGCGGGCCTGGCGACAGGATGTACTACAGTTTGCAGCTGATGAGAAATGGGGAGATGATGGCGTCTACCTGGGAGGACAACTGGGAGGACTCGGAGGACAGCAGCTCCCAGATGGTACTGCTGCCGCTGCAGAAAGGGGGCCAGGTATATGTAGAGCTGCTGGCCAGCAGGCAGCTGTGTGGAGATGTCAACGGCCTAAACACCTTCTCTGGCGACCTCCTCTATTCCACTGATGCCTAA
- the tppp2 gene encoding tubulin polymerization-promoting protein family member 2: protein MAEGSVSVAEVETSFKKFAVHGDTKATGKEMNGKNFAKLCKDCRIIDGKNVTATDIDIVFSKVKAKSVRVITFEQFNQALAELAPKRFKGKGQEEALQQLYGLIVGKEPANVGVTRVAKAAAVDRLTDTTKYTGSHKERFDESGKGKGKVGRQDMPDTSGYVGAYKGQGTYDDKVKEA from the exons ATGGCAGAGGGCTCGGTGTCTgtagcagaggtggagacttCCTTCAAGAAGTTTGCGGTCCATGGCGACACCAAGGCCACAGGGAAGGAGATGAACGGCAAGAACTTTGCGAAGCTCTGCAAGGACTGCCGCATCATCGATGGGAAGAACGTCACCGCCACAGACATCGACATCGTCTTCAGTAAAGTCAA GGCAAAGTCAGTTCGTGTAATCACATTTGAGCAGTTCAACCAGGCTTTGGCAGAGTTGGCTCCTAAGCGTTTTAAAGGGAAGGGCCAGGAGGAGGCGCTACAGCAGCTCTATGGTCTTATTGTTGGGAAGGAGCCTGCCAACGTTGGAGTCACT AGAGTGGCCAAGGCAGCTGCAGTGGACAGACTGACTGATACCACCAAGTACACCGGATCCCACAAGGAACGGTTTGACGAATCAGgcaaaggaaaaggaaaggtcGGACGCCAGGACATGCCAGACACCAGTGGCTATGTGGGAGCGTACAAGGGCCAGGGCACCTATGATGACAAAGTGAAAGAGGcataa
- the LOC139930184 gene encoding LOW QUALITY PROTEIN: tripartite motif-containing protein 16 (The sequence of the model RefSeq protein was modified relative to this genomic sequence to represent the inferred CDS: deleted 1 base in 1 codon), producing MAESSFPLPPEAYSCPLCVDGLRDPVTIPCGDTYCLECIKVYWDQFDHIGVYNCPQCRASFTPRPVLRRNLPDVQQEQRRHLPELTPFPYLHRDSLCDFCVGRRNKAVKSCLMCLTYYCETHVKPHYESSTFKRHKLVDETGHLDRKICPQHEKGLELFCRSDQMCICVLCTVREHRGHNIISAEEERTEKQKVLVVTQSEVQHIIQERMKELQELRHNVDVLKNCAQRAQTDSDKTFHEMLQAVERWHAEINQMIKANMQAAMSQAEGYVERLEQEILELQRRDAELRQILDTEDNIHFLQNFPTLCVPPEPMVPKVLINPQFSFGEMSKTATDMKEHVDDICKKELSKISKTVSETPVYILLPRNGDKRLKVPSRADFQEPKTRPDFLRYSCKMSFDSNTAYKELVLSEGNQRVTRKKTVQFYPDHPERFDGFSQVLCKEALTGFRFYWEAEWSGEFSIGLAYKSISRKGKNSHSLLGYNDKSWSLLCSDSGYSAWHNKIDQDLANAPRATRIGVYLDYAGNTVAFYSVSETMELIHRFKAQFAEPLYAGFGVGSSVTLCQLKQNSLPY from the exons ATGGCTGAGTCTAGTTTCCCCCTACCCCCAGAGGCTTACTCCTGCCCGCTGTGTGTGGACGGACTGAGAGACCCGGTCACCATCCCCTGTGGAGACACCTATTGCCTGGAGTGCATCAAGGTCTACTGGGACCAGTTCGACCACATCGGGGTGTACAACTGCCCGCAGTGCCGCGCGTCCTTCACGCCGCGGCCCGTGCTGAGGCGTAACCTGCCCGACGTCCAGCAGGAGCAGCGGCGCCATCTGCCGGAGCTCACGCCGTTCCCCTACCTGCACCGAGACTCCCTGTGCGATTTCTGCGTCGGCCGTCGCAACAAGGCCGTCAAGTCCTGCCTCATGTGCCTG ACCTACTACTGCGAGACGCACGTCAAGCCGCACTACGAGTCGTCCACCTTCAAGAGACACAAGCTGGTGGATGAGACGGGTCACCTGGACAGGAAGATCTGTCCTCAGCACGAGAAAGGCCTGGAGCTGTTCTGTCGCTCCGACCagatgtgcatctgtgtgctgTGCACGGTCAGAGAGCACCGTGGCCACAATATTATCTCAGCAGAGGAAGAGCGCACTGAGAAACAA AAAGTCCTGGTGGTGACCCAGTCTGAGGTCCAGCACATCATTCAAGAGAGGATGAAGGAGCTGCAGGAACTCAGGCATAATGTTGATGTTCTCAAA AATTGTGCTCAGcgagcacagacagacagtgataaGACCTTCCATGAAATGCTCCAGGCGGTGGAGCGCTGGCATGCTGAAATCAATCAGATGATAAAGGCCAATATGCAGGCGGCCATGTCCCAGGCTGAGGGTTACGTAGAGCGTCTGGAGCAGGAGATACTGGAGCTGCAGCGCAGAGATGCAGAGCTACGGCAGATCCTCGACACAGAGGACAACATTCACTTTCTGCAG AATTTCCCGACACTATGTGTTCCTCCTGAGCCCATGGTGCCCAAGGTGCTGATCAACCCTCAGTTCTCCTTTGGAGAGATGAGCAAGACAGCCACAGACATGAAGGAACATGTGGATGACATCTGTAAGAAGGAATTGAGCAAAATCTCCAAGACAG TCAGTGAAACCCCGGTGTACATACTTTTGCCAAGAAATGGGGACAAACGGCTTAAAG TTCCCTCTAGAGCAGATTTTCAGGAGCCAAAAACCAGACCAGACTTCTTGAGAT ACTCCTGTAAGATGTCTTTCGACTCAAACACAGCCTATAAAGAGCTGGTCCTGTCGGAGGGGAACCAGAGGGTGACCCGAAAGAAAACAGTCCAGTTTTACCCAGATCACCCGGAGCGCTTTGACGGCTTCTCCCAGGTGCTGTGCAAGGAGGCTCTGACTGGGTTCAGGTTTTACTGGGAGGCAGAGTGGAGCGGGGAGTTTTCCATCGGGCTGGCCTACAAGAGCATCAGTCGCAAGGGGAAGAACTCCCACAGCCTGCTGGGCTACAACGACAAGTCGTGGAGCCTCCTCTGCTCAGACTCTGGCTACTCTGCCTGGCACAACAAAATAGACCAAGACCTAGCTAACGCACCCAGGGCCACACGGATCGGTGTATACCTGGATTATGCTGGCAACACTGTGGCTTTTTACTCGGTATCAGAGACTATGGAGCTTATCCACAGGTTCAAAGCCCAGTTCGCTGAGCCCTTGTATGCTGGGTTTGGCGTGGGCTCCTCAGTTACCCTCTGCCAGCTGAAGCAGAACTCCCTGCCTTACTGA